A single genomic interval of Mycolicibacterium holsaticum DSM 44478 = JCM 12374 harbors:
- a CDS encoding M15 family metallopeptidase: MGPEGDTPPNVGSLRTLATLATAAVAAILLCACGTPAPAPRPAPVIEPLHIGAAASDTVGGWLPAGRTLSPFDVSDPIVGWLDPLLLKAVQDAARAAAADRIDMRITSGWRTPGFQQRLFEIGVQKYGSVEAAREFVAAPEVSKHVTGEAVDISPVQADMWLIHNGSRFGLCQTYANEIWHFELAAVDGRCPPLKPNAAS, translated from the coding sequence GTGGGCCCAGAGGGCGACACCCCGCCGAACGTCGGGAGTTTACGCACGCTCGCCACTCTGGCGACGGCGGCAGTCGCGGCGATATTGCTGTGCGCGTGCGGCACGCCCGCGCCTGCGCCGCGGCCTGCGCCCGTCATCGAACCGCTACACATCGGCGCCGCCGCCTCCGACACGGTGGGCGGCTGGCTGCCCGCGGGTAGGACACTGTCCCCGTTCGACGTATCCGACCCGATCGTGGGATGGCTCGACCCGTTGCTGCTCAAAGCCGTTCAAGACGCCGCCCGTGCGGCCGCGGCCGACCGCATCGACATGCGGATCACCTCCGGCTGGCGAACACCAGGCTTTCAGCAGCGCCTGTTCGAGATCGGCGTGCAGAAGTACGGAAGCGTCGAGGCCGCCCGGGAGTTCGTCGCCGCACCGGAGGTGTCGAAGCATGTCACCGGTGAAGCCGTCGACATCTCACCGGTGCAGGCCGACATGTGGTTGATCCACAACGGGTCTCGGTTCGGGCTGTGCCAGACCTACGCCAACGAGATTTGGCATTTCGAACTCGCGGCGGTCGACGGGCGCTGCCCTCCGCTGAAGCCCAACGCGGCAAGTTAA
- the dapD gene encoding 2,3,4,5-tetrahydropyridine-2,6-dicarboxylate N-succinyltransferase: MTAASGVGLATIAADGSVLDTWFPAPELSGDGPAGTTRLSTAEVPEDLGALTGRDTDRGVETVAVRTDIVSLDDKAVDAYDVYLRLHLLSHRLVAPHGLNADGFFGLLTNVVWTNHGPCAVEGFETVRARLRRRGPVTVYGVDKFPRMVDYVLPSGVRVADADRVRLGAHLASGTTVMHEGFVNFNAGTLGSSMVEGRISAGVVVDDGSDVGGGASIMGTLSGGGTEVISVGKRCLLGANAGLGISLGDDCVVEAGLYVTAGTKVQTGDGQTVKARDLSGANNLLFRRNSVTGAVEVVNRDGSGITLNEALHQN, translated from the coding sequence GTGACTGCTGCTTCTGGCGTCGGCCTTGCGACCATCGCCGCCGACGGATCCGTCCTGGATACCTGGTTCCCGGCCCCCGAACTCAGCGGGGACGGCCCCGCCGGCACCACCCGGCTCTCGACGGCCGAGGTGCCCGAGGACCTCGGCGCGCTCACCGGCCGCGACACCGACCGCGGGGTGGAGACGGTCGCCGTGCGCACCGACATCGTGTCGCTGGACGACAAGGCGGTCGACGCCTACGACGTATATCTGCGGCTGCACCTGCTCTCGCACCGGCTGGTGGCCCCGCACGGGCTCAACGCCGACGGCTTCTTCGGGCTGCTGACCAACGTGGTGTGGACCAACCACGGCCCGTGCGCGGTGGAGGGGTTCGAGACGGTGCGGGCCCGGCTGCGCCGACGCGGGCCGGTCACCGTCTACGGCGTCGACAAGTTCCCGCGGATGGTCGACTACGTGCTGCCCTCCGGGGTGCGGGTGGCCGACGCCGACCGGGTGCGGCTGGGCGCACATCTGGCATCCGGCACTACCGTCATGCACGAGGGGTTCGTCAACTTCAACGCCGGCACGCTGGGCAGTTCAATGGTGGAGGGCCGGATCTCGGCGGGCGTGGTCGTGGACGACGGCTCCGACGTGGGCGGGGGCGCGTCGATCATGGGCACGCTGTCCGGCGGCGGCACCGAGGTGATCTCGGTGGGCAAGCGCTGCCTGCTGGGCGCCAATGCGGGCCTGGGTATCTCGCTGGGCGACGACTGTGTGGTCGAGGCGGGTCTGTACGTCACCGCGGGCACCAAGGTGCAGACCGGCGACGGCCAGACGGTCAAGGCGCGTGACCTGTCCGGCGCCAACAACCTGCTGTTCCGGCGCAATTCGGTCACCGGCGCGGTGGAGGTGGTCAACCGCGACGGCAGCGGCATCACGCTCAACGAAGCGCTGCACCAGAACTAG